AATGGCTCGACGCAGAAGGAGCATCCACCGCTATCGTGACGCATGCATCCACGGTAGGTCTCTACCTCTACGATCAGCGGTTCTGGGAAGTCCGGATGTTGCCCGACCATGCCCGACCCGAGCAGTAGCCATCTGTTCCACTCGTCGAGGGTTCTCCAACGATCCGTGATTTCTCCTCTCAGGAGCAGGTCATGTAGGGTGGCTGCCGCATCCTTTCTGACCGAAATCACATCATTCCGCTGTGCATCACTCAGGGCAGCGGGTCCCCCGACTATCACCTGACCGGCGATTCGGTCAAAGATGGAGTTCAACTCCCTATCCGATGCGGGCATGGACCTCAGATATCTACCAGGCACCGCGGAACCGACATGACATGCGTATACGTCCGCTCTAGGGATCTCAATCCCGTTCCGGATGTGATCTATTGTAAGGTAAAAGACCTTAGCTCCTGCGTCTAGAGCCGCCCCATACATTGCCCTCACCATGGGATGAAGGAATGGACGAACTCCTAGGGAAGCTGGTTCGTCCACATATCCATCGATGACCACTACATCCATCTAATCTAACCAATCGAGCTAATGGAACTGGTTATAGAAAAGTGTCTCTCGTCAGTTATTTATTGTAGTTTGTGCATTAAGTGAAATTACTCATTGGCCGTTGGCCAATATTTATCGTTTCAATACGACAAAGGTTTGGTGTATTTATGAGCGCAGAGAAGAAGAATGTAGATGAATTGCTGAAGAAGGCCTACGAGCCATCAAGGCTTGCGATGAAGTACCATCCATATTACGGGGGGAAGATCGAGGTCGTCCCCAAGGCGCCCATACACAGTTTTGACGATTTTGCAATTTGGTATACTCCAGGGGTTGCTGAACCGTGCAGGGCTATCAACAAGGATGTCGAGGAAGTTTACAATCATACCTGCAAGTGGAACACCGTCGCGGTCGTGACCGATGGAACCAGGGTCCTCGGTCTCGGAGACATCGGACCAGAGGCCAGCCTCCCAGTGATGGAGGGGAAATGCATGCTCTTCAAATACCTGGGAGGCGTGGATGCCGTCCCAATCTGTCTCGACACCAAAGATCCTGACAAGATCATCGAGACCGTGAAGTTGATCCAGCCTGCCTTCGGAGGCATCAACCTGGAGGACATCTCCCATCCCAAGTGCTTCAGGATCCTGGATACCCTCAGGGAAGAGGCCAGGATTCCCGTCTGGCACGACGACCAGCAGGGTACCGCAACCATCGTGGTCGCTGGGCTCATAAACGCTCTCAAGCTCGTGGGTAAGAAACTGGACGAGGCCACCTTCGCTATGCTCGGTGCTGGAGCGGCCGGGATCGCCATCTCCAGGGTGATGAACGCAGCCGGCATTCCGTACAAGAATATGTTCATGTGCGATTCCAAGGGTTTGCTCCACCCTGGGCGGGAAGAGCTTCAGGAGAAGTACCCCCAGAAGTGGTTCATGGCCCAGAATTCTAACGGAGAGGGAAGAGAAGGCGGTTCTGCTGAGGCCATGAAGGGAGCTGATGTGGTCGTGGCGGCCTCGAAACCAGGCCCCGACACCATCAAGAAGGAGTGGATCTCCAGCATGGCTGACGATTCGATCGTGTTCGCTACCGCCAACCCCATCCCTGAGATATGGCCCTGGGATGCCAAAGAGGCTGGAGCAAGGATCGTGGCCACGGGAAGATCTGACTTCCCCAATCAGGTCAACAACTCTGTTGGGTTCCCCGGCATATTCCGTGGTACCCTTGACGTTAGAGCAAAGACCATTACCGACGAGATGTGCATCGCCGCCGCCTATGAGATCGCCCAGACCGCCGAGGATAACGGCCTGAGGGATGATTATATCGTGCCTGACATGGACGAATGGGAGGTCTTCCCCAGAGAGGCTACCGCCGTTGGTATGAAGGCGATCGAACAGGGTATAGCCCTCAAGAAGATGAGCCGGGACGAGCTCTACGAGACCGCGGAGGCCATCATCAAGAGGGCGAGGCAGCAGACCGCTCTGGCCATGAAGAAGGGTTGCATCAGACCTTTCCCCAAGTAAACCCTTTCCCACAATCCTTTCATTTTTCAATCGAGCAGCTTTCGCTATCTACTTGGCCGAAGGATTAAATACGGAAATTCCAATATGCTTATTGTAGCATATCGGGAAGGAAGCAGATTCCGAAGAGGCCTTCCCCGATTCCTCCTAAGCGTGTTCCGGGTCCCCTTCCCGGACTCGCCACCATCTTTATTCCAAGGTTCAACCTGCTTTCTAGGAAATGTAAAAAATTCTGGGTAAGCCCAGATCAAATAAGCGTAAGAGACAGAGTCTCTACGTTCTGGACACCTGGTACATCACTAAGCGCTTCCTCGAGCCTGTCAATGATCCCTTCGGCGTCATCCATTATGAAGGTGACCTCGATCACTTTCAGGCCAAAGGCCAGCGGTTTCACCTCAAGTCCACTGAGGTTAACGCCTTCTGGAACGGCCTTTGGTAGGGCGTCCGTGATATTCTCTATAGGGTATTCCGGGTCCTCCGGCATCAGGTTGTACGCTGCCGCTACCTTTCCCATTTGATTCACCTATGGTCCTTCAAAACCGCATTCCGGGCAGATATAGCTGACACTCTGGTCCCGGCAGCTAGCGCACCTGCCGATCTCATTATTCCCGCACATCGGGCAGGGGAAGAAGGATATGCCCGTGCCGATAAGTCTGATACCGCATGAACTGCAGATCTTCTCTTTGTCCATGATCTCGCCTGTGGGCGGATACAGATTCATGTATATATAACTACATGGTTTCGACAGGCTGGACCCTCATCGGCCACTATATCTGGAGCACTTTCTTCGACTGACCGCTGTCAACATCGATCTGGTCTATACCCACCTTTCCCTCGTACACCTCCAGGACATTGAAAGACGGGTGCGACCTCCCCTTCAGCCTCCTGGATGTTGAGGTTCCAGCGGTTATGAAGTGCGTGTTCTCCAGCTTCCACACCCATGGAAGGTGCTTGTGTCCAGACAGGACGAGGTCCAGATCCAACTCTCTGATGAGCTTGAGAACGTCCCCAGAGTCCACGGGTATCTGTCTCTCCCTCCCAGTTCCCGGAATTGGAATGAGATGGTGGTGAAGAGCGAGTATTCGCAACTTCGCGTCTGAGGACAATCTCTCCTGTATGATCTCGTAGTACTCTCTTCCAATATGTCCATCATCGATATCCGGGACGGTGGAGTCGACACCGAAGACCGCCACCTCGCCGTCCTCGTAGAATGGGTACCTGGTGCCGAAAACCTCCTCGAAGATCTCGTAGCCAAGATTCCTAGCGTCGTGGTTTCCTGGAACGATCAACTTTTCGCCGACATCAATCCTGTCAACATAGCGCTTGGCGATATCCATCTCGTGGGGGTGTCCATCTTGGGTGAGGTCCCCGGTGATGATCAACAGCTCTGGGGATATCTCGTTCACCTTTTCGACCACGATGTCGCCCCAATCTTTCACAAAGTAGGGGCTGGTCACATGGAGATCAGAAATATGTACAATTCTCACTTGACCACTTCCATTTTCTCATCGACATATGAA
The sequence above is a segment of the Methanomassiliicoccales archaeon genome. Coding sequences within it:
- a CDS encoding metallophosphoesterase, yielding MRIVHISDLHVTSPYFVKDWGDIVVEKVNEISPELLIITGDLTQDGHPHEMDIAKRYVDRIDVGEKLIVPGNHDARNLGYEIFEEVFGTRYPFYEDGEVAVFGVDSTVPDIDDGHIGREYYEIIQERLSSDAKLRILALHHHLIPIPGTGRERQIPVDSGDVLKLIRELDLDLVLSGHKHLPWVWKLENTHFITAGTSTSRRLKGRSHPSFNVLEVYEGKVGIDQIDVDSGQSKKVLQI
- a CDS encoding NADP-dependent malic enzyme, with amino-acid sequence MSAEKKNVDELLKKAYEPSRLAMKYHPYYGGKIEVVPKAPIHSFDDFAIWYTPGVAEPCRAINKDVEEVYNHTCKWNTVAVVTDGTRVLGLGDIGPEASLPVMEGKCMLFKYLGGVDAVPICLDTKDPDKIIETVKLIQPAFGGINLEDISHPKCFRILDTLREEARIPVWHDDQQGTATIVVAGLINALKLVGKKLDEATFAMLGAGAAGIAISRVMNAAGIPYKNMFMCDSKGLLHPGREELQEKYPQKWFMAQNSNGEGREGGSAEAMKGADVVVAASKPGPDTIKKEWISSMADDSIVFATANPIPEIWPWDAKEAGARIVATGRSDFPNQVNNSVGFPGIFRGTLDVRAKTITDEMCIAAAYEIAQTAEDNGLRDDYIVPDMDEWEVFPREATAVGMKAIEQGIALKKMSRDELYETAEAIIKRARQQTALAMKKGCIRPFPK
- a CDS encoding elongation factor 1-beta, with amino-acid sequence MGKVAAAYNLMPEDPEYPIENITDALPKAVPEGVNLSGLEVKPLAFGLKVIEVTFIMDDAEGIIDRLEEALSDVPGVQNVETLSLTLI
- a CDS encoding DUF1610 domain-containing protein: MDKEKICSSCGIRLIGTGISFFPCPMCGNNEIGRCASCRDQSVSYICPECGFEGP